Genomic DNA from Coffea arabica cultivar ET-39 chromosome 7e, Coffea Arabica ET-39 HiFi, whole genome shotgun sequence:
ATGAAGATGCTCTTGGATCCCAATTGTTCTTGGCTtctgctgctggaaattttggtttggGATAGCATGCACTACTAGTTAGTTCGATCAGAAGAGCCCTTTCTTGCTGCTTAAATGAAATACGCACGTGTAACCATAACAGTAAGACACTTTCCatgcaacaacaacaataagaaGCCAGAAGGGACGTCTCAGTTTTTCAATGAATCCGCAGTCTGCATGCACGGCAAGCCTCTCCGTATATACTCCAACCACCACTTGTATATATGGTTCGTTGTTATACAATATTTGATTTGAATTCCTTCTTATGTGAAGTAGAATAGTAGTGTATTCatcaaaagaaggaaagaaattttttttttcttaaaaagaaaagattaaaaggCAGCTTTACTTTTATCTCAAGGCATGCCGAAAGAAATTTGTGCTGTCTACAAACAATGCGGCTTTTTAATTAGATATGAATAATAGAGTGAGAGTGGACCACACGCGGCATAATTTCTTTGGGCAATGAATGCAGCCCAATTAAGTGTGGGGAGTATtggatttttcttcttctcttctctcgGCATACAACGTGTCAACTGTGATTGGGTCAACCACACCACACCACACGTCAACGGCTGGCGATTAAACATCAATAAATGTGTGGATGAACGAGGAAAGAGGTGCATCAATCCTTCAACCGCCAACCACTCTATTATTAAAGACAAAAACCCAAAATTTTGATGAGCAACAGCAACAGCAGCATGGTCTTATACCCTCAATAGTACCAGTGCCACCACACTTTTTCGTGGATAATGTGATCAATATGAAAGTCAACCCCGGTTTGATTTCATTTCAAGTTTTCAATCGCCGCTCTCGCAGACAAATTAGGAATGGTGTCAACCAATTtcacgaaaaaggaaaaagatgtgGAATCATTCCCAATCCGACTCCCAAACTGGTGTAGATTGATTTTCTGCATATTAAGGATTTACACCCCAGGATTTGTTCAGAATTGAACAAActttgaattttcttattttgggtgtTCCAATTGttgattaatcttttttttttaaagctccAGCAAATTTTGAGACGAAATGGTCCATTCGGACAATGGCCTTAgtgcttttttttaaaattttatatatatatatatatatatatatatatatatatatatataatgtgtTGAAGCAAACCATTTGGATAAACAAAAAGACAGAGACAGGATGTAATTATTTGGATGAAAGATTGCAATGAAGAGGGCTAGAGATTACAGCAATTAAACAAACAACGGGACAGGTTCAATTTCTGTATTTCTGTACAGAGAGAGAACTAGTCAAGAGCCAATTAAATAACATGAGTGGCCATTTATGTATACGGTTCAAAGATCAGGAGAAACGACAAGGACCTTAGATTGTAACTTCCACATCGTAGTTGTGTGAACGAGAAGCATCTCTTCCCAGGCCACCCCACAACAATGAGCCACTGACAATCAATAACCTTCGGTCCTCAGTTGACATGTACCACAATAACATAACCTTCGCTACCTGCAAACCAAGAAATGTCGATCAATTTCTTCCTCTCTACTTGCACATTTGCCTTTCATTTAACATGGAAGTAGTACTGATTTTTGCCATGCCATGGGGAACATTCTGCAGTTTGTCGTCCTTTTAAAACTAGCTGTTAAAAATAAGTGTTATAATCAACACGAGTAGTAAGATATTCATTTTCCAGAACTTCTCATCTGTATAGTACAAAAGTCATCTTAAACCAAATTTCAGACGATACTAGGTAATTTAGATAGCAATTGTTCCAATATGCACAGAATAAAAACTACTTTCCTTCAGATTTTCAGATTGATTAAAATAACACAACACAATAGTGCCTCCTGTTTTGCAGTCTTAGCTTCAAATTACACCACCTTTTCTAGCTAGTAGAGAAGCTGGGGTCAAAGGTTACAAATCCATGAAAAAAAATGCGCCAATGTCTGTTGATTGCCTCTTCATACCGCCACTGACGTTCAAAGCCAGAAAAGCAAGGACAATCACGAGATGAACCACAGAAATCAGAGGTGTTTTTTGGCCTCTGTGGATAGAGCAGAGAGCTTGGATGGCGTCCATTGCTTAGTGTTGGTGTATAGAAAAATTACAACGAACTGGGAGAAGCAAAGAAGCATGATGACCGCTTCAAAAAGGAAAGGGTACTTCCTTGGAGGTGCTATCGTCAAGTAGACAACATGCAGCACTAGAAAGCAAGACAGAAGAAATAATCTTAATGTGCCAAAGGAAGATTGAGTCTCTTTTTTGTGTGGTCTCCCACCAGGCGAATGGTAAAGAAGGATAAAGAGACCATGTAAAGCAATGTATGGGATAATCAATTTATCCCGGGTAAGAAGAGGGAACATAGACACTAATGCATTTTGTGTCAGCCACAAGAGAACGAAAGGCTTTTCCGTGGCCAAAAAGCTTGCAGGGAGGAGTGGCAGCAGGATGGATTTCTCATGTACTGCAAATTTACCAACAAAAGTAATGTATGCAGTTAGTACCTAAGATATTGTACCCCAATTAGGGAAAGACCGATGGATAAAAACATTGACCTATTCAAGTACCTTGAAATGAGAACAAGTAGAATGCAAGAGCACTGTTCAAAAGCCCATAAAGGAAACTTGATTTTCTTGGTTTCCATATCAGCTGAATCATGGAAGGTAGACAAGCAGAAATGGTTGCAGTAAGACTCAGAAGTTTTAGGGGTTGCATATTCAACAATCTCTTCCACTTTACGAGGATTGAAGTAGTACACCAAAAATTCGCCACATAATCCTCATATATACCTCTTTCAAAAGGAGCCAGACGGGATAGAACCTGCATCACTAAGCCGCTAAGATAGGCTTACAGGGTAAAGAAGTTTACAAGTGGTACTTTTACAAGCCTGCTATGACAACACTTTACTCCAAGAGATTCATCCTTTTGTTGTAGCAATAAGAATGAAAAACTACATCACATACAAGATATTTGTAACAGAAAGAAATAGACAACAGACTTATCAAAGACCAACAGTAGCCCTTTACCCCATTAAGATATGGTAATTTGTCAGTCTCTTCTATATATAGGATCTCTAGGGCCTAAAGCCTAAATTCTGCATTAACTTCAACATATATGTCTCACTATCCTTCACTAATTGTCTTAGTCCTTTCTCTAGCaatgataaaataaagaaataagaCCAAGACAAAGCAAGAGCAATGGGATTTTTACCTCTAAGGATGCTTCTGCTGAATAAAGATATGGGCTCCAAACAACAGCAAAGGTCCCTAGCACTGCCAAGCCCAGTTTTGCCACCTCAATTACTGGATTTTGTTGCCTTAGGCATTTGCCCAAGAGATAGCTGAAAAATGCAGGAGCAAAGTATGCACTCATCTGCATAAAACCAACTCAAGATCAATGCTCCAAGAAGATTGATAAGCTAAGAAAGCAACAacaaaattttcggtttctttTACGCAGATGTAATGT
This window encodes:
- the LOC113700440 gene encoding probable dolichyl pyrophosphate Man9GlcNAc2 alpha-1,3-glucosyltransferase is translated as MEKMKIRKNPPKPKFSDPDTGIWSWIVQRGTVASFICISLFALLVRVCVSLHPYSGAGNPPKYGDYEAQRHWMEITINLPVKEWYRNSTINDLNYWGLDYPPLTAYQSYFHGLILRCFDPKSVSLYTSRGYESYIGKLLMRWTVLSSDALIFFPAVLYFINVYYSGKPIKEKTSVAWHIALILLNPCLILIDHGHFQFNCISLGLTVAAVAAILSDRDVVGSVLFSLALNHKQMSAYFAPAFFSYLLGKCLRQQNPVIEVAKLGLAVLGTFAVVWSPYLYSAEASLEVLSRLAPFERGIYEDYVANFWCTTSILVKWKRLLNMQPLKLLSLTATISACLPSMIQLIWKPRKSSFLYGLLNSALAFYLFSFQVHEKSILLPLLPASFLATEKPFVLLWLTQNALVSMFPLLTRDKLIIPYIALHGLFILLYHSPGGRPHKKETQSSFGTLRLFLLSCFLVLHVVYLTIAPPRKYPFLFEAVIMLLCFSQFVVIFLYTNTKQWTPSKLSALSTEAKKHL